The Acidobacteriota bacterium genome includes a region encoding these proteins:
- a CDS encoding (deoxy)nucleoside triphosphate pyrophosphohydrolase, whose amino-acid sequence MTPTVVVAAAVVERDGAFLLTRRLEGTHLAGRWEFPGGKVEEGERLDECLRREMLEELGAHAIVGRAIFSTTHAYTERRVELHFFECEICGELHPTLGQEVRWVPRGELRSLDFPEADAELIDRLASGLPQAPADG is encoded by the coding sequence GTGACGCCCACCGTGGTCGTCGCCGCGGCGGTCGTCGAGCGCGACGGCGCGTTCCTGCTGACGCGCCGGCTCGAGGGTACGCACCTCGCCGGCCGCTGGGAGTTTCCCGGGGGCAAGGTCGAAGAAGGTGAACGCCTCGACGAGTGTCTGCGTCGCGAGATGCTCGAAGAGCTCGGGGCGCACGCGATCGTCGGCCGTGCGATCTTCTCGACGACCCATGCGTATACCGAGCGTCGTGTCGAGCTGCACTTCTTCGAGTGCGAGATCTGCGGCGAGCTGCATCCGACCTTGGGGCAGGAGGTGCGGTGGGTGCCGCGGGGAGAGCTGCGGTCGCTCGACTTTCCAGAGGCCGACGCCGAGCTGATCGACCGGCTCGCGAGCGGCCTGCCTCAGGCCCCGGCCGACGGGTGA